The Daphnia magna isolate NIES linkage group LG3, ASM2063170v1.1, whole genome shotgun sequence genomic interval CATGCTGTTATCCAACTTGGTCATTTTTATGGCTTGTATGAGTGGTGTTTGGCTTGAGGACACAACTGTGCCAATTACTGAACAATACACTCCTAATATAAAGAAATCTTGTTTAGAATTTGTCACAACTTTACAAAacctaaatatatatataccttgCTGTATCCAATTTgtaacagaaaaagaaatcaaggaAATTTTTACGATTCCTCCTGAGACATCTTTCAGAATAACATGTGACTCGTTGATTACATGAAGAATATTTCCTTGAAGCCAAACAGTGTGCACACAATAATTGATTTCTTTTCCTGTAATGCAACTTTTTAGGGGTACAACCCATTGCTCATATTGGTTTTCTCCACGAGAAAAATCCGTTGACTTTGAATTTCGGCAATCTTTCAGTTGAcgacaaaataatttaattgcAGGTACACTAAAGAAATCTGAGACACTGTCAAGCtgcatttaaaaattgatCACAGTATACAGCACAGACCATGACAGCACTCAGACACAACACAGATCCAACACACACCACCAAGGCCTAtttaatggttaaggcctgtaaacttgaatacCTCCGTTGGCGGTGATGCGTTACCTAGCGACAACCAATCAGGGGGAAAAATGTGGGTGCGCTATCTGGCGCTTGTTACTGCTACTGCATCGAAAACCTAAATAGaatgtcgatttcggatggctgcactcgGTGCAGTAGCCAGTGCACACTGGCTCGGAGCGAGAAGAGTCATGTGACGTCATGCACTCCACCGGGTTGTCAGAAAATGGAGGTTACACTCGAAcacttttttcactttttacgcCGGCTGGAGGAAGTagaagacgaaagaaaaaaaggctccTATCACTAAACTACACACTCTCTAAATTTGTCTGCTAAAAATTGCACTGCACCGCTTGCAGCCTTGCACTGACTAAAAAGGTCGGGCAAGAAAGTGCAGTTTTCGAGTGACCTCGGACGGTTCTGGAGTGCCACTGGAACGTACAAAATCGATGCACCGAAAAAGTGGATTGCACTAAGATTACCACTCGAACAACTTTTTCTCGTGGCAATTGCACCAGTGCAGAAaagtgcagccatccgaaatcgacagAAGCATAGATAAAGAAGACTGGTTTCTCATGTGCTATCCTTTTAGCCCTATCCCTACTGACGCCGAGCTCTCGTATCGATTGTAGTGCCTCTAGCGGATAAACTGCTGTACTGCACCGTGGCTACGAAGGGTGTTGCAGACGAagattgttttctcttttacttttGTTGACGTTTTAAAGTCATCGCTATTGTTTGCCACAAGGCTAATAAATTTCTTAAAAAGTCTTTGGATTGGTGAACTTTTGTTACTACTCCTCTCTCTTTTGTAAGTTCATTGTGTTGGTGGTGTATTTTTTAAAGGATTAGATAaggacaatttttttaaaggactGGGTACAACATAGTCATCCAGAATTTTATTAAGAtatctttgttttttcaattgaaacaCGTAGAGATCATAGTTATAGTTATTGACTTTCAGAATTCAATTATCACTTGCATCACAGAAATAGTTTACGTCGATATTTTAGAGAGCTTCTTGTGATTTAGAATTGAAGCATTTTGTTTCGACAAGTGTAAGTTTTGGTAACGTTTTGCCTCAAAATGAAATCGGATATGAACATATTCCATTATTAGATATGGGAGTGTTCCTGGATGTTGTGTACAAGAAATAGGGATTAGACTTAGTTCCTTAATCTTTGACAGAACTTCCTCGTAGCTATTGGAGCTCGGCACTGAAAATGAATCGtgttaaaaattcaaaaaaaaaaaaaattattttgattttaagaAATAGATAACAAAATATAAATTGCCTCACCATCAGAGGGATCGTTTGCAGACGAGGTCTTGGGATCGCCGGAAATGGACTCAGACTCGGTAGAATTAAGTGTTGGCTCAAGATCCATCGTAGAAAAACAAGCGTCTGATGCTTCAGATTCAGTCGAAGCTAGTCTTTCGGAGAGGAGCGGTAGATCGTTGGCTCCAAAGTCATGAAGTGTGACAGTGCCCTCACCTAGGATTAATGAAAAAGACTAATTAAATTACAACCCATATCTTAAAACTTCCATAATTAATTACCTTGAGCTGCCCCAAACAAATTATTGACAACAGTCACATTTCGGTCAATTGGATTGATTCTATTAATCATCTCAAAGTGTTCACGGGGACTAGCTAAATTGATGAGTGTACCTGCAAAAATTGAGAATGTCAATTGATATTTTCAATTAAAAGTTATGTTTCAAGTACCATGGTTTGAAGCTTTGGAAATGAGAGGTTGCCGATTTCCAGTGCTACAATCAGACAATGGAATCCGTTTAGATGTCCCACCTATGATAACAATTACGGAATTATGTTCAAAAAGCTTTGGAATAATGTATGCAACAATATGATGATATTAAACCTAAGAAAACATTTACCATTATTAGAAGATTTGGAAGCAAGAGCTTCTCGATTTTCTTTGTTGCAATCTGCAAATGGGTTACGTATCTTGGGCCCACCTGTAAAATAACAATAGTTGTATTGTGTTTaacttttaaaattatttgaaaaaaggaCCTTTCTTAGCTTGAGAACAATGGAGAGATTCAGCAAGAGGATCAACAGGTTTGCCTACGTCAAAGTTGTCAAGTTACTTCAGCAACATACCAGTTTACAAATGaacatttagaaaatataTTACAGATTAAGTGTTTGGGTACAGCATGGTCTTTAAGTTTCTATTGCTTGAACGGCTGGAAAATTCCTCCAATTTCTCTCCCTTTAATTATGTCATCAGCATCAAAATGCCGACCACAGATAGCTGAGCGAACCTTCAATCCAGGTTTAGGAATCAATTTTTCCCACTCTGAAAACCTCTTCGTGTTAGCTTCAAAAGTTCCAAATCTATGGTTTTTATCATCTTCAATTGATCCACAAATGAAACAATGTGTACcacactttttctttttttctgtcgaTAACGACATTTCTTTTAGAAAATTCTCATGACGCCGAGGACGCACAAACTGTATACTGCCACGAATAATGGCGGACGGTTGGAAGAAAGCAGAGTGTAGAGAACAAAACGTACACTAGAGGGCAGGACAAGTGATACGAGGTTGGAGAAATCGGAGGAAGGGTAGCAAGAATGTTGGCGACAGTTGACCATGTTCATTCTCTTATGGAGAGAATAAACCAGTGGTCTTTATCTGTGACAGAAGATTAAGCAATAGACCTTCAACGGATACTGAGTTGCACGATCTCGCAATTCAGGCTAAACCCATCTGTTGTTTCAGTCCCATCAGAcatcagagtcatagagggaTGGTTCGTTCATTGCGTCGACTTTGGCCATAAGGCTTGGTCGTCAGTTTTCGAGGGTTTTTTAAggatttgttttaaagttTTTAACTGATACGACAGAGGGCAGCACAGTAGTTGAAAACACGCTAAAAGAAAGGCTTACGTAGCTGAAATTTAGCTTATGAACCTAACTTTAGCTTGGAATTGGAAATGTATGAAACAAAACCGTTGCAACAtaccgttaaacattaaaatttagctgttttctagaattaaataccattaatttaatattaaaatgtagctagttcatttacctttaacacaacattattgctagtatcctttggtaaattgggaaggtttcacaagtttttttttgcgatccccttttttccctataaggattcctcagaggaaaaatggactcgtaacaaacacggcgaaatccgcaagagtgcgttcacaaatagggagggggtacgcgtcaatcacttgctctatacGAGTTATAAGACTGGTCTATTCTAGCTTCTAGTTCTCGTTTTCACAAATCACGTGACTCTCGTCGTCAGGTAGCCGTAGGGCAGATTGTGTTGAAACGAGGGGTATTGTTGAAAAATGTCAACCTTTTCAACATCaaataaatgaagaaatacatcttcaaaaataatgaaaatagaACAAGTTGTGCTCCACAAAACACACAATTCCCTTTTGCATGTGCTACAACAAACAGCATAGTTGCTTACAGAGCCTACAGCAAATAGTGCAGCAATCGAAATCAGGACATTCTGTACTTGTGCGAGCTTCAGAATAAATTGGTCTCGTCTCGTGAAAAATGACTGATCGGTTATAACTCTGATAGGTACTTATCAAGCGGTtccccatatagcacatttctgccgtcggatgtccgaatcatggtcgaacatccgttagatattgtcgcggttattgaggccccatggaccaattgtcacgtccggcgctcctgtatcagttattgaccgcaactctacccgagatgtccggcagtcttgtcagcggatattttccccggtagctgctgtccacataagtgcataaatactcgtACGTTTCCCTTGCTGCGTCCCCAGTCAACTTATATGTGTTGTAGTGTTGTGGACGTTTACagtgaataaacgtgtcttagtcactacccgggtcttcaagtaactccccacgttacatggtggagatgcagaacttgtggtaagtcCTTGCGTTGTCACTCTTTTGCTCAGGTTGTGCGGAGGCGGGGGCTGTTAGGGGCTTCCgagagtcgtcgacccaacTGGCCACGCGCCTTaaactgttggggtacgaagccacagcaccggCCGTGTGACGGGCGATTAGTGTGTGACAACATAGGGACACCATAAGAGATTCTAGGGAGAAAGATGAGACCTAGTAGTGACTAATGGGGCTTAGGAtacggtaggttaccgttgtatGCGATCGggagatcggatttagacgaagagtagttcgtcgggaggcggtaggttaccgttgtgagcgatcggaagatcggatttagacgaagagtcgttcgtcgggaggcggtagggtaccgttgtgagcgatcggaagatcggatttagacgaagagtcgttcgtcgggaggcggtaggttaccgttgtgagcgatcggaagatctgatttagacgaagagtcgttcgtcgggaggcggtaggttaccgttgtgagcgatcggaagatcggatttagacgaagagtcgttcgtcgggggGAAGGCAGTAAGTTGCCGTTTTAAGCGATCTGAGGATCAGGTTTTAGACAAATATTCAGAAGGCAgtagatgagtgggggtgCTGGTAGAGCAAGGGGAAGACAACGCCCTCGCGACGAGTTTGGGCGATTTGCGCCAAGGGTTGATCAAGCAATTGTAGGTGGTATCGTCGAAACCCTGAACCCGAGTAACCTTGTGCGAAGGAACGGGAGTCGAGTGGACGACTGTGTAGGTGAGCCAGGAGGATTATCCGGGTGGGAAGACCGTACACGGGTAATAACGAGAGAAAGTAATTTGGGGCAACATCAAGCTACTATTAGCGAGGAGGAAACTCTAGCGTGGGCGGACGGCGAGGACAGCTCTGATTCTGAGGACAGTGAAGAGGGAGTAGAGTGGGATTTTGGCGCTTTTCGACGGAGATCTTCTGTTGCAAGCGCTCGATTGTTACGCGGCAGGTTAGCGAGAAATTCTGTTGTGGCCGCGGCAGTTGCCCCCCTCAATACCGTAGGGATGGCCGCCCAAATTAAATTCCAGACTCCACCCACATTCACCGGTCGGGATGGGGAAGACGTAGTGAGTTGGATCCATCGCTACGAAAAGGTGGGTAGATACAACCGATGGGGTGAAAACGAGTTACGGGATCACATTGAGCTGTCATTAGAGGGGGCTGCGGGCAAATGGTATGCGTGCATGGAGGCAACGGGCAATCTTCCCAATGCGTGGTCGGACGTACAAGGGCCCCCGGTGGTCAGGGGAGTTAAATCGACACTGTTGACACAGTTTACGCCCGTAAACTATGTGCGACATAACGAGGCCAAATTGCGTGCCAGGAAGCAGGGAATTGAGGAATCGACCCTGGAGTACTACTACGTCGTGCTTGATCTGTGCAGGAGGGTAAACGCGCGTATGGCCGAAGCCACGAAGCTAGCGTATCTCTGGCAGGGGTTGAGACCTAGTGTACTAGAACAATTATGGAGCTTAAAGCCCACTAACTGCGATGAGTTCCTCCAGGAAGTAAAGCGCTTCCAGGAGATGACCGATCGAGGGAAGCAATACGAGTGGGCTCTGGGAGTTATGGGAAGGGAGGAAAGACCCACGTATGACCCATCGCAGCAAGATGCAACGGTAGAAACGAGGTTGGGAAAAATCGAGAGAATGCTGGGAGTTatgggaagggaggaaaaacCCACGTATGACCCATCACAGCAAGATGCAACGGTAGAAACGAGGTTGGAAAAAATCGAGAGAATGTTGGAGGAATTAatgtagagaagaaaaagagcggcGTGAAAGCAGCCGGagacaaagaaagagaagcAGAGGGGAGGACTTGGCCAAGCTGAAGACCCAATTGGTGGAGAAGAGCGACACTGCATGGAAATTCTTCGATGGCGGGAGCGGTTGACTTgctgaaagtggaaaaatcccccaacttatgttattttatgaactcatgtaccgtttttttttctctctctctctctcagttGATGTTTGGCAAGGTGTTATCTTTGTAGAGTGTAGAGGGTTCAAATGTTTTCCATGGTATGTTGAGTTTTTGGTATATATAGTTTTATAGGAA includes:
- the LOC123470453 gene encoding uncharacterized protein LOC123470453; its protein translation is MAAQIKFQTPPTFTGRDGEDVVSWIHRYEKVGRYNRWGENELRDHIELSLEGAAGKWYACMEATGNLPNAWSDVQGPPVVRGVKSTLLTQFTPVNYVRHNEAKLRARKQGIEESTLEYYYVVLDLCRRVNARMAEATKLAYLWQGLRPSVLEQLWSLKPTNCDEFLQEVKRFQEMTDRGKQYEWALGVMGREERPTYDPSQQDATVETRLGKIERMLGVMGREEKPTYDPSQQDATVETRLEKIERMLEELM